Proteins encoded together in one Triticum dicoccoides isolate Atlit2015 ecotype Zavitan chromosome 7B, WEW_v2.0, whole genome shotgun sequence window:
- the LOC119337575 gene encoding methionine aminopeptidase 2B-like isoform X1: protein MAGSSTDAATKEMEALHVGQTKETDEILKKASDSNGGAPGAQSPPPPADDDEAQVDGPSEDGAGASAAAKKKKKKSKAKKKKDPHQQTDPPSIPVDELFPSGDFPEGEIQEYKDDNLWRTTSEEKREQERLQKPMYNSVRRAAEVHRQVRKYMRSIIKPGMLMMELCETLENMVRKLIKENGLQAGIAFPTGCSLNWVAAHWTPNSGDKTVLQYDDVMKLDFGTHIDGHIVDCAFTVAFNPMFDPLLQATRDATNTGIKEAGIDARLCDVGAAIQEVMESYEVEINGKVFQVKSVRNLNGHSIGPYQIHAGKSVPIVKGGEQTKMEEGEFYAIETFGSTGKGFVREDLECSHYMKNFDVGHVPLRVAKAKQLLGTINNNFGTLAFCRRYLDRIGETKYLMALKNLCDVGIVQVCEIGYHHFNANVYQDMVTHGFLTCLQPYPPLCDVRGSYVSQFEHTILLRPTCKEVISRGDDY, encoded by the exons ATGGCTGGGAGTAGCacggatgcagcaaccaaggagatgGAGGCATTGCATGTTGGGCAAACCAAGGAAACAGAT GAGATTCTGAAAAAAGCGTCAGATAGCAATGGCGGGGCTCCTGGAGCTCAGTCCCCACCACCACCAGCAGATGATGATGAGGCACAAGTGGATGGTCCATCTGAAGATGGAGCAGGAG CTTCAgcggctgcgaagaagaaaaagaagaaaagcaaGGCCAA AAAGAAGAAAGACCCCCATCAGCAGACAGATCCTCCATCAATCCCTGTGGATGAGCTTTTCCCTTCAGGAGATTTTCCTGAGGGAGAAATCCAGGAATATAAGGATGA TAATTTATGGAGAACAACTAGTGAAGAAAAGAGGGAACAGGAACGACTACAAAAACCAATGTACAATTCTGTTCGCCGAGCTGCAGAAGTCCATCGACAG GTACGAAAGTACATGAGGAGCATTATAAAGCCTGGAATGCTAATGATGGAACTATGCGAGACTTTGGAAAACATGGTTCGGAAACTTATCAAGGAGAATGGACTGCAAGCTGGCATTGCCTTTCCAACAGGATGCTCGTTGAATTG GGTCGCAGCTCACTGGACTCCAAATTCTGGTGATAAAACTGTACTACAATATGATGATGTGATGAAGCTGGATTTTGGGACACATATCGATG GGCACATAGTTGATTGTGCATTTACTGTCGCATTTAATCCCATGTTTGATCCGTTGCTGCAAGCAACGAGAGATGCCACAAATACTGGAATCAAG GAAGCTGGAATAGATGCACGGCTTTGTGATGTCGGTGCTGCAATCCAAGAAGTCATGGAGTCATATGAGGTTGAAATTAATGGGAAAGTTTTCCAAG TAAAAAGTGTGCGAAACCTCAATGGACACAGCATTGGACCATACCAAATCCATGCTGGTAAATCAGTTCCAATTGTAAAAGGCGGAGAGCAAACAAAAATGGAGGAGGGTGAATTTTATGCCATTGAAACTTTTGGGTCTACAG GAAAGGGGTTTGTGAGGGAGGACTTGGAATGCAGTCATTACATGAAGAACTTTGATGTTGGGCATGTACCATTGAGGGTAGCAAAAGCCAAGCAGCTACTGGGGACAATCAACAACAACTTTGGAACACTTGCATTTTGCCGCCGGTACTTGGACCGCATCGGCGAGACCAAGTATCTCATGGCACTGAAAAATCTATGTGATGTTGGCATTGTTCAGGTATGTGAAATAGGATACCACCATTTCAATGCCAATGTCTATCAAGACATGGTTACTCACGGTTTCCTGACCTGTTTGCAGCCGTACCCGCCATTGTGCGATGTGAGGGGAAGCTATGTGTCCCAGTTTGAGCACACCATTTTGCTCCGGCCAACCTGTAAAGAAGTCATATCCAGAGGCGACGACTACTGA
- the LOC119337576 gene encoding uncharacterized protein LOC119337576 — MSSPPAPVFERLAGIRPLAESGRFKAWFLDQFGVLHDGKKPYPGAILALEKLAGNGAKMVIISNSSRRSSVTMEKLQSLGFDTSCFLGAITSGELTHQYLDKRDDPWFASLGRKCVHLTWGNRGAISLEGLGLQVVNNVDDAEFILAHGTEALGLPSGDPLSKSLEELEQILVLGIQKRLPMVVANPDYVTVEARNLRVMPGTLAAKYESLGGEVKWMGKPDKVIYTSAMSLAGVEAHECITVGDSLHHDIKGANGAGMASAFITGGIHAAELGLGEFGETAGDDAVSALCCKHSSYPSYVLPSFAW; from the exons atgtCATCGCCGCCGGCACCGGTATTCGAGAGGCTGGCCGGGATCCGGCCCCTCGCCGAGTCCGGCCGCTTCAAG GCATGGTTCCTGGACCAGTTCGGTGTTCTTCATGACGGGAAGAAACCCTACCCGGGCGCCATTTTGGCAT TGGAGAAGCTCGCTGGGAATGGCGCCAAGATGGTGATAATCAGCAATTCCTCAAGGCGGTCGTCTGTAACCATGGAGAAGCTGCAGAGCCTTGGGTTTGACACGTCTTGTTTCCTCGGGGCGATCACCAGCGGGGAACTCACCCATCAGTACCTTGACAA GAGGGATGACCCATGGTTTGCATCTCTGGGAAGGAAGTGTGTCCATCTGACATGGGGCAATCGAGGTGCAATTTCTCTGGAG GGACTTGGTTTGCAAGTTGTGAACAATGTTGACGATGCAGAGTTTATACTAGCCCATGGTACTGAAGCCCTGGGTTTACCTTCTGGTGATCCACTTTCGAAAAGTCTTGAGGAGCTTGAGCAGATTCTAGTGCTTGGTATACAAAAGCGACTTCCAATGGTGGTAGCTAATCCAGATTATGTCACTGTTGAAGCTCGAAACCTGCGTGTCATGCCTG GCACCCTGGCAGCAAAATACGAGAGTCTTGGTGGTGAAGTAAAATGGATGGGGAAGCCTGATAAG GTTATCTATACATCAGCAATGTCCCTAGCAGGTGTTGAAGCACACGAATGTATCACCGTAGGTGATTCGCTGCACCACGACATCAAAGGCGCAAATGGAGCCGGAATGGCATCTGCATTCATCACTGGAGGTATCCATGCGGCTGAACTTGGACTCGGTGAATTTGGAGAAACTGCTGGAGATGATGCCGTCAGTGCGTTGTGTTGCAAGCATAGCTCATACCCATCTTACGTTTTGCCTTCATTTGCATGGTAG
- the LOC119337577 gene encoding 60S ribosomal protein L7-2-like: MAEEEGTQQLPFVRETVLKKRKDNEEWATKNRERKAAKRQRRRHDAKGAIKRPEDFVREFRNKELDFLRMRTRLKVRNLRPAEAIDAKLLFAIRIPGTADLHPQIRKILARLRLTQVLTGVFLKATETNLKRLAAVGPFVTYGFPNLKNVKELIYKKGRGYFDKEPFPLTSNDLIEKALGEHGVICLEDVVHEISTVGPHFRETASFLMPFKLKCPERRLQMKKKPFKDGGDSGNRGDKINELLEKLN; encoded by the exons atggcggaggAGGAGGGCACGCAGCAGCTGCCGTTCGTGCGGGAGACGGTCCTCAAGAAGAGGAAGGACAACGAGGAGTGGGCCACCAAGAACCGGGAGCGCAAGGCGGCCAAGAGGCAGCGCCGCCGCCACGACGCCAAGGGCGCCATCAAGCGTCCCGAGGACTTCGTCAGGGAGTTCCGCAACAAGGAGCTCGACTTCCTGCGGATGCGGACGCGCCTCAAGGTCCGGAACCTGCGCCCCGCCGAGGCCATCGACGCCAAGCTGCTCTTCGCCATCCGCATCCCAGG CACCGCTGACTTGCACCCGCAAATCAGGAAGATCTTGGCCAGGCTGCGGCTCACCCAGGTCCTCACCGGCGTCTTCCTCAAGGCCACCGAGACAAACCTCAAGAGGCTTGCTGCTGTCGGACCGTTTGTCACCTATGG GTTCCCCAATTTGAAGAATGTGAAGGAGCTAATTTACAAGAAGGGTCGCGGATATTTCGACAAGGAGCCTTTCCCCCTTACCAGCAATGATCTAATCGAGaag GCACTTGGAGAACACGGCGTCATATGTTTGGAAGACGTGGTGCATGAAATCTCCACTGTCGGGCCGCACTTCAGAGAAACGGCGAGCTTTCTCATGCCCTTCAAGCTCAAGTGTCCAGAGAGGAGGCTGCAGATGAAGAAGAAACCCTTCAAGGATGGTGGCGACTCGGGCAACCGTGGGGACAAGATCAACGAGCTACTCGAGAAGCTGAACTGA
- the LOC119337575 gene encoding methionine aminopeptidase 2B-like isoform X2 translates to MAGSSTDAATKEMEALHVGQTKETDEILKKASDSNGGAPGAQSPPPPADDDEAQVDGPSEDGAGASAAAKKKKKKSKAKKKKDPHQQTDPPSIPVDELFPSGDFPEGEIQEYKDDNLWRTTSEEKREQERLQKPMYNSVRRAAEVHRQVRKYMRSIIKPGMLMMELCETLENMVRKLIKENGLQAGIAFPTGCSLNWVAAHWTPNSGDKTVLQYDDVMKLDFGTHIDGHIVDCAFTVAFNPMFDPLLQATRDATNTGIKEAGIDARLCDVGAAIQEVMESYEVEINGKVFQVKSVRNLNGHSIGPYQIHAGKSVPIVKGGEQTKMEEGEFYAIETFGSTGKGFVREDLECSHYMKNFDVGHVPLRVAKAKQLLGTINNNFGTLAFCRRYLDRIGETKYLMALKNLCDVGIVQPYPPLCDVRGSYVSQFEHTILLRPTCKEVISRGDDY, encoded by the exons ATGGCTGGGAGTAGCacggatgcagcaaccaaggagatgGAGGCATTGCATGTTGGGCAAACCAAGGAAACAGAT GAGATTCTGAAAAAAGCGTCAGATAGCAATGGCGGGGCTCCTGGAGCTCAGTCCCCACCACCACCAGCAGATGATGATGAGGCACAAGTGGATGGTCCATCTGAAGATGGAGCAGGAG CTTCAgcggctgcgaagaagaaaaagaagaaaagcaaGGCCAA AAAGAAGAAAGACCCCCATCAGCAGACAGATCCTCCATCAATCCCTGTGGATGAGCTTTTCCCTTCAGGAGATTTTCCTGAGGGAGAAATCCAGGAATATAAGGATGA TAATTTATGGAGAACAACTAGTGAAGAAAAGAGGGAACAGGAACGACTACAAAAACCAATGTACAATTCTGTTCGCCGAGCTGCAGAAGTCCATCGACAG GTACGAAAGTACATGAGGAGCATTATAAAGCCTGGAATGCTAATGATGGAACTATGCGAGACTTTGGAAAACATGGTTCGGAAACTTATCAAGGAGAATGGACTGCAAGCTGGCATTGCCTTTCCAACAGGATGCTCGTTGAATTG GGTCGCAGCTCACTGGACTCCAAATTCTGGTGATAAAACTGTACTACAATATGATGATGTGATGAAGCTGGATTTTGGGACACATATCGATG GGCACATAGTTGATTGTGCATTTACTGTCGCATTTAATCCCATGTTTGATCCGTTGCTGCAAGCAACGAGAGATGCCACAAATACTGGAATCAAG GAAGCTGGAATAGATGCACGGCTTTGTGATGTCGGTGCTGCAATCCAAGAAGTCATGGAGTCATATGAGGTTGAAATTAATGGGAAAGTTTTCCAAG TAAAAAGTGTGCGAAACCTCAATGGACACAGCATTGGACCATACCAAATCCATGCTGGTAAATCAGTTCCAATTGTAAAAGGCGGAGAGCAAACAAAAATGGAGGAGGGTGAATTTTATGCCATTGAAACTTTTGGGTCTACAG GAAAGGGGTTTGTGAGGGAGGACTTGGAATGCAGTCATTACATGAAGAACTTTGATGTTGGGCATGTACCATTGAGGGTAGCAAAAGCCAAGCAGCTACTGGGGACAATCAACAACAACTTTGGAACACTTGCATTTTGCCGCCGGTACTTGGACCGCATCGGCGAGACCAAGTATCTCATGGCACTGAAAAATCTATGTGATGTTGGCATTGTTCAG CCGTACCCGCCATTGTGCGATGTGAGGGGAAGCTATGTGTCCCAGTTTGAGCACACCATTTTGCTCCGGCCAACCTGTAAAGAAGTCATATCCAGAGGCGACGACTACTGA